The Devosia sp. SD17-2 genome includes a region encoding these proteins:
- a CDS encoding NAD(P)/FAD-dependent oxidoreductase produces MQDVVIIGGSFAGLAAAMQLGRARRNVTVLDTGLNRNRYAEAAHNLLGHDGTPPGVLLEKAREQVAAYPTVKLVSARAEKVSGEPDAFRVETDLGDIIEGRRVILSYGIVDEFPAIPGFAESWGKSVIHCPFCHGYEVAGKRWGLVYSSPMSLHATSLYGDWTDKISLFLNGHSLIDEERSKLEKRGIEIYGAKLAAIDHVDGWLRSVRLEDGTHVELDALYAHPRNRPSADIHTQLGLETKETPTGIMLAVDERGTTSRPGIYAAGDLVSGMHSISFAMASASVAAIGAQSSMLV; encoded by the coding sequence ATGCAGGATGTCGTTATCATCGGAGGCAGCTTTGCCGGGCTGGCCGCCGCCATGCAGCTGGGGCGCGCCCGCCGAAATGTGACCGTGCTCGACACCGGGCTCAACCGGAACCGCTATGCCGAGGCCGCGCATAATCTGCTGGGGCATGACGGCACGCCGCCGGGCGTATTGCTGGAGAAAGCACGCGAGCAGGTTGCGGCCTACCCGACCGTCAAACTCGTTTCGGCGCGGGCTGAAAAAGTCTCGGGCGAGCCCGACGCCTTCCGCGTCGAAACGGATCTCGGTGACATCATCGAAGGCCGCCGGGTCATTCTCAGCTATGGCATTGTCGATGAATTCCCCGCCATCCCCGGCTTTGCCGAGAGCTGGGGCAAATCGGTGATCCACTGCCCGTTCTGTCATGGCTATGAAGTGGCCGGAAAACGCTGGGGGCTGGTCTATTCCTCGCCCATGTCGCTCCATGCCACGTCTCTATATGGAGACTGGACCGACAAAATTTCGCTCTTTCTCAATGGTCACAGTCTCATCGATGAAGAGCGCAGCAAGCTCGAAAAGCGCGGGATAGAGATCTATGGCGCAAAGCTGGCCGCCATCGATCACGTCGACGGATGGCTGCGCAGCGTGAGACTTGAGGACGGCACACATGTCGAGCTCGACGCGCTCTACGCCCATCCGCGCAACCGGCCCTCCGCCGATATTCATACCCAGCTTGGGCTCGAGACCAAAGAGACGCCGACCGGCATCATGCTGGCGGTGGACGAGCGCGGCACCACTTCCCGGCCCGGGATTTATGCCGCTGGCGATCTCGTCAGCGGCATGCATTCGATCAGCTTTGCCATGGCCTCCGCATCGGTGGCGGCCATTGGGGCGCAATCTTCGATGCTGGTCTAG
- a CDS encoding aldo/keto reductase produces the protein MTYRADNARYDSMVYRRAGKSGLKLPAISLGLWQNFGGTRDYPSAMEILGYAFDKGITHFDLANNYGPPAGSSEELFGQVMARDFRPYRDEMIISTKAGYNMWPGPYGEWGSRKYVLASLDQSLKRLGLDYVDIFYSHRFDPDTPLEETMGALAHAVNSGKALYVGISSYPEAQTREAHRILKEMGVATTLHQPSYSVLNRWIEDDHTIDACGELGIGMIAFSPLAQGVLSGKYNKGKVEGTRGENPQGSLRASHIEPRVLAAVDRLGEIAASRGQSMVQLALAWVLRRPEMTSALIGVRTLDQLKDNLGALDNLDFTPEEIAAIDEATKDGLMELQPRPQGWLR, from the coding sequence ATGACTTATCGGGCGGATAACGCACGCTATGACAGCATGGTCTATCGCCGTGCCGGGAAATCAGGCCTGAAACTGCCCGCGATCAGCCTGGGGCTGTGGCAGAATTTTGGGGGCACGCGGGACTATCCCTCGGCCATGGAAATTCTCGGCTACGCCTTCGACAAGGGCATTACCCATTTCGATCTCGCCAATAATTACGGTCCTCCGGCTGGTTCCTCCGAAGAATTGTTCGGGCAGGTCATGGCCCGCGACTTCCGCCCCTATCGCGACGAGATGATCATCTCGACCAAGGCGGGCTATAATATGTGGCCGGGGCCCTATGGCGAATGGGGAAGCCGCAAATACGTGCTCGCCAGCCTCGACCAGAGCCTCAAGCGCCTGGGGCTCGACTATGTCGATATCTTCTATTCCCACCGCTTCGATCCCGACACCCCGCTCGAGGAAACCATGGGCGCGCTCGCTCATGCGGTGAACTCGGGCAAGGCGCTCTATGTGGGGATCTCTTCCTACCCGGAAGCCCAGACCCGCGAGGCCCATCGCATTCTCAAGGAAATGGGCGTTGCCACGACGCTCCATCAGCCCAGCTATTCCGTGCTCAATCGCTGGATCGAGGACGATCACACCATCGACGCCTGCGGTGAACTGGGGATCGGCATGATTGCCTTTTCGCCGCTGGCGCAGGGCGTGCTGTCGGGCAAATACAACAAGGGCAAGGTAGAGGGCACGCGTGGCGAAAATCCGCAAGGTTCGCTGCGTGCGAGCCATATCGAGCCACGGGTTCTGGCGGCCGTCGATCGCCTCGGGGAAATTGCTGCTTCGCGCGGGCAGTCGATGGTCCAGCTTGCCCTGGCCTGGGTGCTGCGGCGCCCCGAAATGACCTCGGCGCTGATCGGCGTGCGCACGCTCGACCAGCTCAAGGACAATCTCGGAGCGCTCGACAATCTCGATTTTACGCCCGAGGAGATCGCGGCCATCGATGAAGCCACCAAGGACGGGCTGATGGAACTGCAGCCGCGTCCACAGGGCTGGCTGCGCTAG
- a CDS encoding rhodanese-related sulfurtransferase — protein sequence MAPTLPQHNHPYKVMAIYKFAQLPDAEALKSPLAEFCCGRDIKGTLILAPEGINGTVAGSPEAIDALADYLFVTGPFDDRLVGAEVKYSFAETAPFLRMKVRLKPEIVTLRAPEANPSKQVGTYVEPEDWNALIERNDVVLVDTRNDYEVGLGTFQRAIDPATQSFVEFKDYVAQNLDPQRDKKVAMFCTGGIRCEKASSYLLSQGFEEVFHLKGGILKYLETVPAEESRFNGECFVFDERVSVGHGLELGSATLCRACRHPLTPADRASPDYAEGVSCPHCVGETDKHAAAAERQKQMELGRKKGVAHLGDEAARIAAERKAAKRAQAEASRERNKAD from the coding sequence ATGGCCCCCACTCTGCCCCAGCACAATCATCCATACAAGGTGATGGCGATCTACAAATTCGCCCAATTGCCGGACGCCGAAGCACTGAAATCTCCGCTCGCAGAATTCTGCTGCGGCCGGGATATCAAGGGCACGCTGATCCTGGCGCCCGAGGGCATCAATGGCACTGTCGCGGGCAGCCCCGAGGCGATCGACGCGCTGGCGGACTATCTCTTTGTCACCGGCCCATTCGATGACCGGCTGGTCGGCGCCGAGGTCAAATATTCCTTCGCCGAGACCGCGCCTTTCCTGCGCATGAAGGTGCGCCTCAAGCCCGAGATCGTCACCCTGCGCGCCCCCGAGGCCAATCCGAGCAAGCAGGTCGGCACCTATGTCGAGCCCGAGGACTGGAACGCCCTGATCGAGCGCAATGACGTGGTGCTGGTCGATACCCGCAATGATTACGAGGTTGGGCTCGGCACCTTCCAGCGCGCCATCGATCCGGCGACGCAGAGCTTTGTCGAGTTCAAGGATTATGTTGCGCAGAACCTTGATCCCCAGCGTGACAAGAAAGTCGCCATGTTCTGCACGGGCGGCATTCGCTGCGAGAAGGCTTCGTCCTATCTGCTCAGCCAGGGCTTTGAGGAGGTGTTCCACCTCAAGGGCGGCATTCTGAAGTATCTCGAGACCGTTCCGGCCGAAGAGAGCCGGTTCAATGGCGAATGCTTCGTGTTCGACGAGCGCGTTTCCGTGGGCCACGGGCTCGAACTGGGCTCGGCCACGCTCTGCCGCGCCTGCCGCCATCCGCTGACGCCGGCTGACCGCGCCAGCCCCGACTATGCCGAAGGCGTCAGCTGCCCCCATTGCGTGGGCGAGACCGACAAGCATGCCGCCGCCGCCGAGCGGCAAAAGCAGATGGAGCTGGGCCGGAAGAAGGGCGTGGCGCATCTCGGCGATGAGGCGGCGCGCATTGCCGCCGAGCGCAAGGCCGCCAAGCGGGCACAGGCCGAAGCCTCGCGCGAACGCAACAAGGCCGATTAG
- a CDS encoding metal ABC transporter permease, whose product MTPDIPWYELALWPFQFPFMVQAMVIAVLVAVPTALLSCFLVLKGWSLMGDAISHAVLPGVVLAYLVGLPLGVGAFIAGMVCALSVGFLKEHSRIKEDSVMGVVFSGLFGLGIVLFAAIRTDIHLDHILFGNILGVGTADLIQTGVIALVVTAVLAAKWRDLMLFIFDPQQAGAIGLSVRLLHYGLLAMIALTIVGALQAVGIVLVIALLIAPGAIAFLLTRRFGVMLWLGVAISVGCSLLGVYISFFIDSAPAPTIVLLMSACFIVSLVLTSRRTTAVV is encoded by the coding sequence ATGACCCCTGATATCCCCTGGTACGAACTGGCCCTCTGGCCATTCCAGTTTCCCTTCATGGTCCAGGCCATGGTCATCGCCGTGCTGGTCGCGGTGCCGACGGCGCTACTCTCCTGCTTTCTGGTCCTGAAAGGCTGGTCGCTGATGGGCGACGCCATTTCCCACGCCGTCCTGCCGGGCGTGGTTCTGGCCTATCTCGTCGGCCTGCCGCTCGGCGTCGGCGCCTTCATCGCCGGCATGGTGTGTGCGCTCAGCGTGGGATTTTTGAAGGAGCACAGCCGCATCAAGGAAGATTCGGTGATGGGCGTGGTGTTTTCCGGGCTGTTCGGGCTCGGGATCGTGCTCTTTGCCGCCATCCGCACCGATATCCATCTCGACCACATCCTGTTCGGCAATATTTTGGGCGTGGGCACGGCCGATCTCATCCAGACCGGCGTCATTGCGCTGGTGGTCACAGCCGTGCTCGCCGCCAAATGGCGCGACCTCATGCTGTTCATCTTTGATCCGCAGCAGGCCGGCGCCATCGGCCTTTCTGTGCGGCTCCTGCACTATGGCCTCCTCGCCATGATCGCCCTCACCATCGTGGGCGCCTTGCAGGCGGTTGGCATCGTGCTGGTCATTGCCCTGCTGATCGCGCCGGGCGCCATTGCCTTCCTTCTCACCCGCCGTTTCGGGGTGATGCTGTGGCTGGGCGTCGCCATCTCGGTCGGCTGCAGTCTGCTTGGCGTCTATATCAGCTTTTTCATCGATAGCGCCCCGGCGCCCACCATCGTGCTGCTGATGAGCGCCTGCTTTATCGTCTCCCTCGTCCTCACCAGCCGCCGCACCACGGCGGTGGTATGA
- a CDS encoding metal ABC transporter permease: MIETLLEPFSYHYMVNAMWVSALVGGICAFLSAYLMLKGWSLIGDALSHSIVPGVAGAYMLGLPFSLGAFFSGGLAAGAMLFLSQRTKLREDAVIGLIFSSFFGLGLFMVSLSPTPIDIQTIVLGNILAITPEDTLQLVIISGVTLAVMLVIWKDLMVTFFDESHARSIGIKTDLLKLIFFALLSAATVAAMQTVGAFLVIAMVVTPGATAYLLADRFSRLILIAIAVGVLSSFLGAYLSYFLDGATGGVIVVLQTCVFLTAFFIAPKHGMLAARRRVAWENAQ; this comes from the coding sequence ATGATCGAGACCCTGCTCGAGCCTTTTTCCTACCATTACATGGTCAATGCCATGTGGGTCTCGGCCTTGGTCGGGGGCATCTGCGCCTTCCTCTCGGCCTATCTCATGCTCAAGGGCTGGTCGCTGATCGGCGATGCGCTCTCCCATTCCATCGTGCCCGGCGTGGCCGGCGCCTATATGCTGGGCCTGCCGTTCTCGCTCGGCGCCTTCTTCTCCGGCGGGCTCGCGGCAGGGGCCATGCTGTTTTTGTCCCAGCGCACCAAGCTGCGCGAAGACGCCGTGATCGGGCTGATCTTTTCGAGTTTTTTCGGGCTCGGCCTCTTCATGGTGTCGCTCTCGCCGACGCCCATCGACATCCAGACCATCGTGCTGGGCAATATTCTTGCGATTACCCCCGAGGATACGCTGCAGCTGGTGATCATTTCCGGGGTGACGCTGGCGGTCATGCTGGTGATCTGGAAGGATCTGATGGTCACCTTTTTCGACGAGAGCCACGCCCGCTCCATTGGCATCAAGACCGATCTGCTGAAACTGATCTTTTTTGCGCTGCTGAGTGCGGCAACTGTGGCTGCCATGCAGACGGTCGGTGCCTTCCTCGTCATCGCCATGGTCGTCACTCCCGGCGCGACGGCCTATCTCCTCGCCGATCGATTCTCCAGGCTCATCCTCATCGCCATTGCCGTGGGTGTCCTCTCGAGTTTCCTGGGCGCCTATCTCAGCTATTTTCTCGATGGCGCGACGGGCGGCGTCATCGTGGTGCTGCAGACCTGCGTCTTCCTCACCGCATTCTTCATTGCCCCCAAGCACGGCATGCTGGCGGCGCGGCGCCGCGTCGCGTGGGAGAATGCGCAATGA
- a CDS encoding manganese/iron ABC transporter ATP-binding protein — MSSTPGIAVNDITVAYRNGTTALKHASFTSPRGSITALVGVNGAGKSTIFKAIMGFVPVVSGSISILGQDGQKAQRNNLVAYVPQAEEVDWNFPVLVEDVVMMGRFGHMNFLRIPRSVDRDKVAAALARVDMSDYAKRQIGELSGGQKKRVFLARALAQEGEVILLDEPFTGVDVKTEDSIIALLRALRDEGKVILVSTHNLGSVPEFCDRTVLVKGTVLAYGPTPEVFTRDRLEEAFGGVLRHFVLGGAGLHDDDDPRRLSVLTDDERPLVLYGENGKMTHQQSSGDK; from the coding sequence ATGAGTTCGACCCCCGGCATCGCCGTCAATGACATTACCGTCGCCTATCGCAACGGAACCACCGCGCTCAAGCATGCCAGCTTCACCAGCCCGCGTGGGTCGATCACGGCGCTGGTGGGGGTGAACGGGGCCGGCAAATCCACCATCTTCAAGGCGATCATGGGTTTTGTGCCCGTGGTCTCCGGCTCCATCAGCATTCTCGGCCAGGACGGGCAGAAGGCGCAGCGCAACAATCTCGTCGCCTATGTGCCCCAGGCCGAGGAGGTGGACTGGAATTTCCCGGTCCTCGTCGAGGACGTGGTGATGATGGGCCGGTTCGGCCACATGAATTTCCTGCGCATTCCCCGGTCGGTCGATCGGGACAAAGTGGCCGCTGCGCTGGCTCGCGTCGATATGAGCGACTATGCCAAACGCCAGATCGGCGAGCTTTCGGGCGGGCAGAAAAAGCGCGTCTTCCTCGCCCGGGCGCTGGCGCAGGAAGGGGAGGTGATCCTCCTCGACGAGCCCTTCACCGGCGTCGACGTGAAGACGGAAGACTCCATCATTGCCCTGCTGCGCGCCCTGCGCGACGAGGGCAAGGTGATCCTCGTTTCGACCCATAATCTCGGCTCCGTGCCCGAATTCTGCGACCGCACCGTTCTGGTCAAGGGCACGGTGCTGGCCTATGGCCCCACCCCGGAAGTCTTCACCCGCGACCGTCTCGAAGAAGCCTTTGGGGGCGTGCTGCGCCATTTCGTGCTCGGCGGGGCAGGGCTCCATGATGATGACGATCCGCGGCGCCTCTCAGTCCTCACAGATGATGAGCGGCCGCTCGTGCTTTATGGCGAGAACGGCAAGATGACCCACCAGCAGTCGAGCGGCGACAAATGA
- a CDS encoding metal ABC transporter substrate-binding protein: MHSRLKLALLLFAALALVQPVAAQDRVKAVTSFTILADMAANVAGDVADVVSITKPGAEIHNYQPTPGDLVGAQDADLILSNGLNLEQWFTQFLDNLPAVPSFVLADGIEPIGIGEGPYEGKPNPHAWMSPTDALVYVDNIRAAFAEVDPANAAIYAANAAAYSEKITATVAPMRDALAAIPEEKRWLVTSEGAFSYLARDLGLKELYLWPINADQQGTPRQVRNVIDAVREHDIPVIFSESTISSRPAEQVARETGIAYGGVLYVDSLSEADGPVPTYLDLLEVTTSTIANGLSQ, from the coding sequence ATGCACTCTCGACTAAAGCTTGCCCTGCTCCTGTTTGCCGCGCTGGCGCTTGTCCAGCCCGTGGCTGCACAGGATCGCGTCAAGGCGGTGACAAGCTTCACCATTCTGGCCGACATGGCGGCCAATGTTGCTGGCGACGTCGCCGATGTGGTGTCGATCACCAAGCCGGGTGCAGAAATCCACAATTACCAGCCGACGCCGGGCGATCTGGTCGGCGCCCAGGATGCCGATCTCATCCTGTCGAACGGGCTCAATCTTGAGCAATGGTTCACCCAGTTCCTCGACAATCTCCCCGCCGTGCCGAGCTTTGTGCTGGCCGATGGGATCGAGCCGATCGGCATTGGCGAGGGGCCCTATGAGGGCAAGCCCAATCCCCATGCCTGGATGTCGCCGACGGACGCGCTGGTTTACGTCGACAATATCCGTGCCGCCTTTGCCGAGGTCGACCCGGCCAATGCCGCGATCTATGCCGCCAATGCAGCGGCCTATTCGGAAAAGATTACCGCCACCGTGGCCCCGATGCGCGATGCGCTGGCCGCCATTCCGGAAGAAAAGCGCTGGCTCGTGACTTCGGAAGGGGCATTTTCCTATCTGGCGCGCGATCTCGGCCTGAAAGAGCTCTATCTCTGGCCAATCAATGCCGACCAGCAGGGCACGCCGCGCCAGGTGCGCAATGTCATCGACGCGGTCCGCGAGCACGACATTCCGGTGATTTTCTCGGAAAGCACGATTTCTTCGCGCCCGGCCGAGCAGGTGGCGCGCGAAACTGGCATTGCCTATGGCGGCGTGCTCTATGTGGATTCGCTGTCCGAGGCTGATGGCCCCGTGCCCACCTATCTCGACCTGCTTGAGGTCACCACTTCAACCATCGCCAACGGTCTCAGCCAATGA
- the msrA gene encoding peptide-methionine (S)-S-oxide reductase MsrA, which translates to MFFRTKPATIPSATEALPGRAEELSVASNHFVNGAALKGPYPEGAETIYFGLGCFWGAERLFWQLPGVFVTAVGYQGGHTPNPTYEETCSGLTGHTESVKVVYDPAQVSLDTLLKTFWEEHDPTQGMRQGNDVGTQYRSAIYTTTPEQADIVAASRAAYQDALRQRGFGDITTEIGQAGPFYYAETYHQQYLAKNPNGYCGLNGTGVSCPIGLGVVAQ; encoded by the coding sequence ATGTTCTTCCGCACCAAGCCGGCCACCATTCCAAGCGCAACCGAGGCCCTGCCGGGCCGCGCCGAGGAATTGAGCGTGGCCTCAAACCATTTCGTCAATGGCGCCGCCCTCAAGGGCCCTTACCCCGAAGGCGCCGAGACCATTTATTTCGGTCTTGGCTGTTTCTGGGGCGCAGAGCGCCTGTTCTGGCAATTGCCCGGCGTGTTCGTGACCGCCGTGGGCTATCAGGGCGGGCATACGCCAAACCCGACCTATGAAGAAACCTGCTCGGGCCTGACCGGGCACACCGAGAGCGTCAAGGTCGTCTATGACCCAGCGCAGGTTTCCCTCGACACATTGCTCAAGACCTTCTGGGAAGAGCATGACCCCACACAGGGCATGCGCCAGGGCAATGATGTCGGCACCCAATATCGCTCGGCCATCTATACGACGACGCCGGAACAGGCCGACATCGTAGCGGCCAGCCGCGCCGCCTATCAGGACGCCCTGCGCCAGCGGGGATTTGGGGATATCACCACCGAGATCGGGCAAGCCGGTCCGTTCTATTATGCCGAGACCTACCACCAGCAATATCTGGCCAAGAACCCGAACGGCTATTGCGGGCTCAATGGCACCGGGGTGTCCTGCCCGATCGGGCTCGGCGTCGTGGCGCAATAG